The Nesterenkonia xinjiangensis genome contains a region encoding:
- a CDS encoding GNAT family N-acetyltransferase: MKASTMPLREVPVDHHLARRAQRAYMEELHRRFGFAPGPLDAPEPGATYVVATAGIHPVAYGGIRPAVGHEDAIIEGAAEVKRMWVHPDWRGAGLGARVLSRLEELAAARGCAQMILDTNGALKEAISLYGRAGYQRIQRYNDNSEAELFFAKDLS; encoded by the coding sequence ATGAAAGCGTCCACGATGCCGCTGCGCGAGGTCCCCGTGGACCACCACCTGGCCCGCCGAGCCCAGCGGGCCTACATGGAAGAGCTCCACAGGCGGTTCGGATTCGCACCGGGGCCATTGGACGCCCCCGAGCCGGGGGCCACGTATGTGGTCGCCACTGCAGGAATCCACCCTGTGGCCTACGGCGGGATCAGGCCGGCCGTGGGCCACGAAGACGCGATCATCGAAGGCGCCGCCGAGGTCAAGCGCATGTGGGTCCACCCCGACTGGCGCGGGGCAGGCCTGGGGGCACGCGTGCTCAGCCGCCTGGAGGAACTCGCGGCCGCACGCGGTTGCGCGCAGATGATTCTGGATACGAACGGGGCACTCAAAGAAGCCATCTCCCTCTATGGCCGAGCCGGATATCAGCGCATCCAGCGGTACAACGACAACTCCGAGGCCGAGCTGTTCTTCGCCAAGGACCTCAGCTGA
- a CDS encoding alkene reductase, which yields MHLAVQEKLFSALSLGALELRNRVVMAPLTRLRADDDGVPTALQVEHYAQRASLGMIIAEGTWPVREGRTWTGQPGIETQSHIDGWRQVTDAVHAAGGTIVLQIMHGGRISHGLLTGTGRVVAPSAIAAPGEIRTPEGKQEHPVPHALEAEEIPEIVEGFAQAAENAITAGFDGVQVHGANGYLLHQFTSPVSNQRQDSYGGTPENRARLSVEVTRAVAEAIGAERTSIRLSPQHGIQGALEPDDADALATYTALAEGLAPLNLAFIDVLSADLSGELVQTIRRVSGAPLVGNSGFGVVTTREEASVLLAEETVDAVAVGRAALANPDLLRRWEEGLEENQARPEAFYAGGARGYTDYPAWQG from the coding sequence ATGCACCTCGCCGTCCAGGAGAAGCTCTTCTCCGCCCTCTCCCTCGGCGCGCTGGAGCTGCGCAACCGAGTCGTCATGGCCCCGCTCACCCGGCTTCGCGCCGACGACGACGGGGTCCCCACTGCGCTGCAGGTGGAGCACTACGCCCAGCGCGCCTCGCTGGGGATGATCATCGCCGAGGGGACCTGGCCCGTGCGGGAGGGCCGCACCTGGACCGGCCAGCCCGGCATCGAGACCCAGTCGCACATCGACGGCTGGCGGCAGGTCACCGACGCCGTCCACGCCGCCGGCGGCACCATCGTGCTGCAGATCATGCACGGCGGACGCATCTCCCACGGGCTCCTCACCGGCACCGGGAGGGTCGTCGCTCCCAGCGCGATCGCTGCACCAGGGGAGATCCGCACCCCTGAAGGCAAGCAGGAGCACCCGGTGCCGCACGCACTGGAGGCGGAGGAGATCCCAGAGATTGTGGAAGGCTTCGCACAGGCTGCGGAGAACGCGATCACCGCAGGGTTTGACGGCGTGCAGGTCCATGGTGCCAACGGATACCTGCTGCACCAGTTCACCTCCCCGGTCTCCAACCAGCGTCAGGACTCCTACGGAGGGACACCGGAGAACCGCGCGCGGCTCTCCGTGGAGGTCACCCGGGCGGTGGCGGAGGCCATCGGTGCTGAACGCACCAGCATCCGACTCTCCCCGCAGCACGGCATCCAAGGTGCGTTGGAACCTGACGACGCCGACGCTCTGGCCACCTACACCGCGCTCGCCGAAGGGCTCGCCCCGCTGAACCTGGCCTTCATCGACGTACTCAGTGCGGACCTGTCCGGCGAGCTGGTCCAGACCATCCGCCGAGTCTCAGGGGCCCCGTTGGTGGGAAACTCCGGCTTCGGTGTGGTCACCACCCGGGAAGAAGCCTCGGTGCTGCTCGCCGAGGAGACGGTCGACGCCGTCGCCGTCGGCCGGGCCGCCCTCGCCAACCCGGACCTGCTCCGCCGCTGGGAGGAGGGCCTCGAGGAGAACCAGGCCCGGCCCGAGGCCTTCTACGCCGGCGGGGCGCGCGGCTACACGGACTACCCTGCCTGGCAGGGCTGA
- a CDS encoding alpha-N-arabinofuranosidase — MTSASIRIDPDAVVAPLDRRIFGGFVEHLGRHVYDGIFEPGHAEADELGFRKDVTALVKELGVSTIRYPGGNFVSGYRWEDGVGPRDQRPVRRDLAWHALETNQVGLNEFATWLKQLDSELMLAVNLGTRGIQEALDLLEYTNHPSGTALSDLRTEHGYPEPWDVTMWCLGNEMDGPWQTGYMTAEDYGKIAARTGQAMKSAQRDLQLVVCGSSGSSMPTFGEWERTVLEESYDHVDFISAHAYYQERNGDLDSYLASAQDMRYFIDTVVATADHVKHRRKSDKTIMISFDEWNIWYLDEHQASDEVNDEWRIAPRQLEDVYSVADAVVFGSLLMTLLERHDRVRSASLAQLVNVIAPIMTEPGGPAWRQTTFFPFSVTSRLAQGRVLRPEVIAETVESAVYGQSSAVDCVATDGDDSSAIFLLNRSREAVEVTVDIAGLERSSIAEAVTLWDEDLSAKNTLEQPDRVGLRDAQAELSDGALTIRLEPVSWTAISLA, encoded by the coding sequence ATGACCTCCGCCAGCATCCGCATCGACCCCGACGCCGTCGTCGCGCCCCTGGACCGCCGCATCTTCGGTGGATTCGTGGAGCACCTCGGCCGCCATGTCTACGACGGCATCTTCGAGCCCGGCCACGCGGAGGCCGACGAGCTCGGTTTCCGTAAGGACGTCACCGCCCTGGTCAAGGAGCTGGGTGTGAGCACCATCCGCTATCCCGGCGGCAACTTCGTCTCCGGCTACCGCTGGGAGGACGGCGTCGGCCCGCGCGATCAGCGCCCAGTCCGCCGGGACCTCGCCTGGCACGCCCTGGAGACCAACCAGGTGGGCCTGAACGAGTTCGCCACCTGGCTCAAACAGCTCGACAGCGAGCTGATGCTCGCGGTCAACCTCGGCACCCGCGGCATCCAGGAGGCCCTGGACCTTCTCGAGTACACCAACCACCCCTCCGGCACCGCGTTGAGCGACCTGCGCACCGAGCACGGCTACCCGGAGCCCTGGGACGTGACCATGTGGTGCCTGGGCAACGAGATGGACGGCCCCTGGCAGACGGGCTACATGACCGCCGAGGACTACGGCAAGATCGCCGCGCGCACCGGTCAGGCCATGAAGTCCGCCCAGCGAGACCTGCAGCTGGTCGTGTGCGGCTCCTCTGGATCCTCCATGCCGACCTTCGGCGAGTGGGAGCGCACCGTGCTGGAGGAGTCCTACGACCACGTGGACTTCATCTCCGCTCACGCCTACTACCAGGAGCGCAACGGGGACCTCGACTCCTACCTGGCCTCCGCGCAGGACATGCGGTACTTCATCGACACGGTGGTCGCCACCGCGGACCACGTCAAGCACCGCCGCAAGTCTGACAAGACCATCATGATCTCCTTCGACGAGTGGAACATCTGGTACCTGGACGAGCACCAGGCATCCGACGAGGTCAACGATGAATGGCGGATCGCCCCGCGACAGCTGGAGGACGTCTACTCGGTGGCCGACGCCGTCGTCTTCGGCTCCCTGCTGATGACCCTTCTGGAGCGGCATGACCGTGTCCGCTCCGCCTCCCTGGCGCAGCTGGTCAATGTGATCGCCCCGATCATGACCGAGCCGGGTGGCCCGGCCTGGAGGCAGACCACCTTCTTCCCGTTCTCTGTGACGTCCCGGCTGGCCCAGGGGCGCGTGCTGCGTCCCGAGGTCATCGCCGAGACGGTGGAGTCCGCTGTCTACGGACAGAGCTCCGCCGTGGACTGCGTGGCCACCGACGGCGACGACAGCTCCGCGATCTTCCTGCTCAACCGCAGCCGCGAGGCTGTGGAGGTCACCGTGGACATCGCCGGCCTGGAGCGCAGCTCCATCGCTGAGGCCGTCACCCTCTGGGACGAGGACCTCTCCGCGAAGAACACCCTCGAGCAGCCTGACCGCGTCGGGCTGCGTGACGCCCAGGCCGAGCTGTCCGACGGTGCGCTGACCATCCGCTTGGAGCCTGTGTCCTGGACGGCGATCAGCCTGGCCTGA
- a CDS encoding LacI family DNA-binding transcriptional regulator, translating into MAVTLRDVAQRAGVSIKTVSNVVHERQYVKDSTREVVQAAIDELGYRPNLSARSLRSGRSGVIGLALPEVRLPYFAELADSVITEAKERGHTVLIEQTGAEVSSERELLRSPRLQLTDGLIFSPLALSQADVGLLDVDYPLVLLGERIFDGPCDHVVMDNVAAARAATAHLIDTGCRRIAVIGAHRDEDQGSAALRLRGYQQALQAAGLPLDEELVAYVGLWHRHDGAEAMRELLASGVEVDGVFGMNDTLALGAMRALQDAGLGIPGDVRVIGFDDLEETRYTAPTLSSVDPGRMEIAQTAVQVLLERIEERLSGTERAPRRQHTTSYRVVSRESSA; encoded by the coding sequence ATGGCCGTCACACTGCGCGACGTCGCCCAACGCGCCGGAGTCTCGATCAAGACGGTGTCCAACGTGGTGCATGAGCGGCAGTACGTGAAGGACTCCACACGGGAGGTGGTGCAGGCGGCCATCGATGAGCTGGGGTACCGGCCCAACCTCTCCGCCCGCAGCCTGCGAAGCGGCCGCTCCGGGGTCATCGGTCTCGCGCTTCCGGAGGTTCGGCTGCCCTACTTCGCGGAGCTCGCCGATTCGGTGATCACCGAGGCCAAGGAGCGGGGGCACACCGTGCTGATCGAGCAGACCGGCGCGGAGGTCTCCTCGGAGCGTGAGCTGCTGCGCAGCCCGCGCCTGCAGCTGACCGATGGTCTGATCTTCAGCCCGCTGGCGCTCTCCCAGGCCGATGTCGGCCTCCTCGACGTCGACTACCCGCTGGTCCTGCTGGGTGAGCGGATCTTCGACGGCCCCTGTGATCATGTGGTGATGGACAACGTCGCCGCCGCGCGCGCCGCCACGGCGCACCTCATCGACACCGGCTGCCGCCGGATCGCCGTCATCGGCGCCCACCGGGACGAGGATCAGGGCTCGGCCGCCCTGCGGCTGCGCGGATATCAGCAGGCTCTGCAGGCTGCGGGACTGCCGCTGGACGAGGAGCTGGTCGCCTACGTGGGGCTGTGGCACCGTCACGACGGCGCGGAGGCGATGCGCGAGCTGCTCGCCTCCGGGGTGGAGGTGGACGGCGTCTTCGGCATGAACGACACCCTCGCCTTGGGAGCCATGCGTGCCCTGCAGGATGCCGGCCTGGGCATCCCCGGCGACGTCAGGGTCATCGGCTTCGACGACCTCGAGGAGACCAGGTACACGGCTCCCACGCTGTCCTCGGTGGATCCGGGGCGGATGGAGATCGCTCAGACGGCGGTCCAGGTGCTCCTCGAACGCATCGAGGAGCGACTCTCCGGCACCGAGCGTGCACCGCGGCGGCAGCACACCACCAGCTATCGCGTGGTGTCCAGGGAGTCCAGCGCCTGA
- a CDS encoding molybdopterin-dependent oxidoreductase translates to MDTALLRRTWGLRRHAVAGVLAAALLLAIGDVVARFFLPAASPLVALGSTVIEFAPPAVQEMAISVLGPLNKPVLFLGMGLVGAAAAAGIGAIGRRRPLIASGVFLGVAAVLLVAVARRPETGAGDLLPGLLGAAVGLAALLGLWRLAGSGAAAEHPAPEPHADPDADPHSEPHPEPHSGPWPGSRPGSRRAFLAAASGATALAITCFAVGRSIGAFGRGVGERLVELVLPQPARAASPIPAAASVDVDGVPPFITPNDDFYRIDTALVVPELEPGEWSLRITGMVEEEVSLDMSELLDLPLEEHHVTLTCVSNPVGGDLLGTATWLGFPVRDLLARARPLPEADMVLSRSVDGFTASTPLEALTDERASLLAVGMNGEPLPRQHGFPARLVVPGLYGYVSATKWVVELHLTRFDQDTAYWTDRGWDEKGPVLVASRIDVPRPLATVPHDEVVVAGTAWAQHDGVAAVEVRVDDGDWQEVELAAEVTVDTWRQWRLPLDGVEPGRHAVTVRATSVSGDLQIGERRDPIPNAATGHHRIEFQVE, encoded by the coding sequence ATGGATACAGCCCTGCTGAGAAGGACATGGGGGCTCCGGCGGCACGCAGTCGCCGGAGTGCTCGCCGCAGCCCTGCTCCTCGCGATCGGGGACGTGGTCGCCCGGTTCTTCCTGCCGGCGGCCTCTCCGCTGGTCGCACTGGGGTCCACCGTCATCGAGTTCGCCCCGCCGGCGGTCCAGGAGATGGCGATCTCGGTGCTGGGCCCGTTGAACAAGCCTGTGCTGTTCTTGGGTATGGGGCTGGTCGGAGCGGCGGCCGCGGCAGGAATCGGTGCGATCGGCCGGCGTCGTCCGCTGATCGCCTCCGGGGTGTTCCTCGGTGTCGCGGCGGTGCTGCTGGTGGCAGTGGCCCGCCGGCCGGAGACCGGTGCTGGTGATCTGCTCCCCGGACTCCTGGGAGCCGCTGTCGGGCTGGCCGCTCTGCTGGGCCTCTGGAGGCTCGCCGGGAGCGGCGCCGCAGCCGAGCACCCGGCTCCAGAGCCGCATGCTGATCCCGATGCTGATCCCCATAGTGAGCCTCATCCTGAGCCGCATAGTGGTCCGTGGCCGGGTTCCCGCCCCGGTTCGAGGCGGGCTTTCCTGGCGGCCGCCTCCGGGGCCACCGCCTTGGCCATCACCTGCTTCGCCGTCGGACGATCCATCGGAGCCTTCGGCCGAGGGGTGGGGGAGCGGCTGGTCGAGCTGGTCCTGCCGCAGCCTGCCCGTGCGGCATCCCCGATCCCCGCCGCCGCTTCGGTCGACGTCGACGGGGTTCCGCCGTTCATCACCCCCAACGATGACTTCTACCGCATCGACACCGCGTTGGTGGTCCCGGAGCTGGAGCCCGGGGAATGGAGCCTCCGGATCACCGGCATGGTGGAGGAGGAGGTCAGCCTCGACATGAGCGAGCTGCTTGACCTGCCGCTGGAGGAGCATCACGTCACGCTGACCTGCGTCTCCAACCCTGTCGGCGGTGACCTGCTGGGCACCGCCACCTGGCTGGGGTTCCCCGTGCGGGATCTGCTGGCCCGGGCGCGCCCCCTGCCTGAGGCGGACATGGTGCTCTCCCGATCCGTCGACGGCTTCACCGCGTCGACACCGCTGGAGGCGCTCACCGATGAGCGTGCCTCGCTTCTGGCGGTGGGGATGAACGGCGAGCCTCTGCCAAGGCAGCACGGCTTCCCGGCGCGGCTGGTCGTACCGGGCCTCTACGGGTATGTCTCGGCGACGAAATGGGTCGTGGAGCTCCACCTCACCCGTTTCGACCAGGACACCGCCTACTGGACCGATCGCGGCTGGGACGAGAAGGGTCCGGTCCTCGTCGCCTCACGCATCGACGTGCCGCGTCCCTTGGCCACGGTGCCCCACGACGAGGTCGTCGTCGCCGGCACCGCCTGGGCGCAGCACGACGGGGTCGCCGCAGTGGAGGTCAGGGTCGACGACGGCGACTGGCAGGAGGTCGAACTGGCCGCCGAGGTTACGGTGGACACGTGGCGGCAGTGGCGTCTGCCTCTCGACGGTGTGGAGCCCGGCAGGCACGCCGTGACCGTGCGGGCGACCTCCGTCTCCGGGGACCTGCAGATCGGCGAGCGCAGAGATCCCATCCCCAACGCCGCCACGGGGCACCACCGGATCGAGTTCCAGGTCGAGTGA
- a CDS encoding anti-sigma factor domain-containing protein, with protein MHADREYLAAGYVLGGLDVEEIAQAEQLLQDDAGFAREVADFEETMALVAADDDQVAPSEEAARAILAIPGPRPSADAAAQDVAPATEPRPDADRRPRARRNGPALYFALAASLLLLLCAVLGGTALRIHAENEQLRETVAGLGSEQEHSEQLLGAPDLEARHVEVGDGSSVTVSFSVAEQLILVTPHDMDDPAEGEDLQMWIIDQDGAHDAGLMTAEGPAVISGRPFSADAAFGITVEPEGGSEEPTSDPLVVAEL; from the coding sequence ATGCACGCTGATCGAGAGTATCTCGCCGCAGGGTATGTGCTCGGTGGCCTGGACGTCGAGGAGATCGCCCAGGCCGAGCAGCTCCTGCAGGACGATGCCGGGTTCGCCCGTGAGGTCGCGGACTTCGAGGAGACCATGGCGCTGGTGGCCGCCGACGACGACCAGGTGGCACCATCCGAGGAGGCGGCCCGTGCCATCCTGGCCATCCCCGGTCCGCGCCCATCCGCGGATGCTGCCGCGCAGGACGTCGCGCCCGCCACTGAGCCGCGCCCCGATGCCGACCGTCGTCCCCGAGCGCGGCGGAACGGTCCGGCGCTCTACTTCGCCCTGGCGGCCTCGCTGCTCCTGCTCCTCTGTGCGGTCCTGGGAGGGACGGCGCTGCGCATCCATGCGGAGAACGAGCAGCTGCGGGAGACCGTGGCCGGACTCGGCTCCGAACAGGAGCATTCGGAGCAGCTTCTGGGCGCCCCGGATCTGGAGGCGCGGCACGTTGAGGTGGGTGACGGCTCCAGCGTGACCGTCTCCTTCTCGGTCGCCGAGCAGCTGATCCTGGTCACTCCGCATGACATGGATGATCCGGCCGAGGGCGAGGACCTGCAGATGTGGATCATCGACCAGGACGGCGCCCATGACGCCGGCCTGATGACTGCTGAGGGCCCGGCTGTGATCTCCGGCCGTCCGTTCTCCGCTGATGCCGCGTTCGGCATCACCGTGGAGCCCGAGGGCGGCTCGGAGGAACCGACCTCGGATCCGTTGGTCGTGGCCGAGCTGTGA
- a CDS encoding sigma-70 family RNA polymerase sigma factor — MLEPEDRPTRRGPNPPSAGPDPCGELLVRTAAGDTRAFEELFRSQGSVLLAVILRIVRSRALAEEVLQDVFAEVWEDCTRFESSRGSGRAWLVTISRRRAIDRVRSVSAQRVRDTAHGERQLHETAPDVQHEALENIESARAARAVKGLPEEQARAIALAYYRGMTHVEIADHLGVPLGTVKTRIRDGMRRLRSSLGVTDAR, encoded by the coding sequence ATGCTCGAACCCGAAGACAGGCCGACGCGGAGGGGGCCGAACCCTCCCTCGGCCGGCCCCGACCCCTGCGGCGAGCTGCTCGTGCGCACGGCGGCCGGAGACACGCGGGCGTTCGAAGAGCTCTTCCGGAGCCAGGGATCCGTGCTCCTGGCCGTCATCCTGCGGATCGTGCGCAGCCGCGCGCTGGCCGAAGAGGTCCTGCAGGACGTCTTCGCCGAGGTGTGGGAGGACTGCACCCGCTTCGAATCGTCCCGTGGCAGCGGCCGCGCCTGGCTCGTGACCATCTCTCGTCGGCGGGCGATCGACCGGGTACGCTCGGTCAGCGCGCAGCGCGTACGAGACACCGCCCATGGGGAGCGGCAGCTCCATGAGACGGCTCCGGACGTGCAGCACGAGGCGTTGGAGAACATCGAATCAGCCCGGGCGGCCCGAGCCGTCAAGGGACTGCCGGAGGAGCAGGCGCGGGCCATCGCGCTCGCCTACTATCGCGGCATGACGCACGTCGAGATCGCAGACCATCTCGGCGTCCCCCTGGGCACCGTCAAGACGAGGATCAGGGACGGCATGCGACGTCTACGGAGTTCACTGGGGGTGACCGATGCACGCTGA
- a CDS encoding fasciclin domain-containing protein, which translates to MKTQMKSTASAALGIGAIALLGLTACAGDTTEDGAPEEEQEETTQDEGVTETDEDTEDDATAEEEADEDMDEDADMDEDADPAAELVGASCGDYAEQVPDGDGSVEGMAQDPVATAASNNPMLTTLTAAVSGELNSDVDLVDTLNGDEFTVLAPVDDAFADVPEDDLNALAEDADALTSVLTYHVIPGQLSPDEIAGEHETVNGDIVEITGEGEDLMFDDAGLVCGGVQTSNATVYMIDGVLMPEMAEQ; encoded by the coding sequence ATGAAGACTCAGATGAAGTCCACCGCCTCCGCCGCCCTGGGGATCGGAGCGATCGCCCTTCTCGGGCTCACCGCCTGTGCCGGTGACACCACTGAGGACGGGGCCCCGGAAGAGGAGCAGGAGGAGACCACCCAGGACGAGGGCGTGACCGAGACCGACGAGGACACGGAAGACGACGCCACGGCCGAGGAGGAGGCCGACGAAGACATGGACGAGGACGCGGACATGGACGAGGACGCGGACCCGGCCGCTGAGCTGGTCGGGGCCTCCTGCGGCGACTATGCCGAGCAGGTGCCTGACGGCGACGGGTCGGTGGAGGGCATGGCCCAGGACCCGGTGGCCACCGCAGCCTCTAACAACCCGATGCTCACCACGCTGACCGCAGCGGTGTCCGGCGAGCTGAACTCCGACGTGGACCTGGTCGACACCCTCAACGGTGACGAGTTCACCGTCCTGGCACCTGTTGACGACGCCTTCGCCGATGTTCCCGAGGATGACCTGAACGCCCTGGCCGAGGATGCCGACGCGCTGACCTCGGTGCTCACGTACCACGTGATTCCCGGTCAGCTGAGCCCCGATGAGATCGCCGGTGAGCACGAGACCGTCAACGGCGACATCGTGGAGATCACCGGCGAGGGCGAGGACCTCATGTTCGACGACGCCGGTCTGGTGTGCGGCGGGGTGCAGACCTCCAACGCCACGGTCTACATGATCGACGGGGTGCTCATGCCGGAGATGGCCGAGCAGTGA
- a CDS encoding MerR family transcriptional regulator: protein MTDREWSIQELSRRAGVSSRTLRHYDAIGLLVPTRTGSDGRRHYDAEAVARLQQILVLRDLGMALPEIRDTVAQPGTEVHRLERLVERLEAEQERLGAQIRAVRHTLEARSDGRSPRMEAMMDGFNAQYKDEVIERWGEASHRRSDEWWKSKTYQEQVELTREAEDLITRWTQAAADDGDPRGERGQALAAEQVAWLRQMPGTPMESQDPADRRRYLECLAHMYVDDERFAATYGGRESAVFVRDALLLHLEGDSRI, encoded by the coding sequence ATGACAGACCGTGAATGGAGCATCCAGGAGCTCTCCCGACGGGCAGGGGTGAGCAGCCGCACGCTGCGTCACTACGACGCGATCGGGCTCCTGGTGCCGACTCGTACGGGGTCGGACGGCAGGCGTCACTACGACGCCGAGGCCGTCGCCCGGCTTCAGCAGATCCTCGTCCTGCGAGACCTGGGGATGGCCCTGCCGGAGATCCGGGACACCGTGGCGCAGCCCGGCACGGAGGTCCACCGTCTGGAGCGCCTCGTCGAGAGGCTCGAGGCGGAGCAGGAGAGGCTCGGCGCGCAGATCCGCGCCGTGCGGCACACCCTGGAGGCCCGCAGCGACGGGCGCTCCCCGAGGATGGAGGCGATGATGGACGGCTTCAACGCGCAGTACAAAGATGAAGTGATCGAGCGCTGGGGTGAGGCGTCGCACCGTCGCAGCGACGAGTGGTGGAAGTCCAAGACCTATCAGGAGCAGGTGGAGCTCACGCGGGAGGCTGAGGACCTCATCACGCGCTGGACGCAGGCCGCGGCCGACGACGGCGACCCGCGGGGCGAGCGCGGTCAGGCGCTGGCCGCCGAGCAGGTCGCCTGGCTGCGCCAGATGCCCGGCACCCCGATGGAGTCCCAGGACCCCGCGGACCGGCGTCGCTATCTGGAATGCCTGGCGCACATGTACGTGGATGACGAACGGTTCGCCGCCACCTATGGCGGGCGCGAGAGCGCCGTCTTCGTCCGCGACGCCCTGCTCCTGCACCTGGAGGGGGACTCTCGGATCTGA
- a CDS encoding MFS transporter, with protein MSSQLTASVQTQNSAPRAGARGWLGLATLVLPVVLISVDMTVLGFAVPHLSEDLAPTSGQLLWIVDIYAFMLAGLLITMGSLGDRIGRRRLLMIGTAGFGLASAFAAFSISAEMLIAARALLGLAGATLMPSTLSLIRNLFPDSRQRTLAIAIWASAFSAGAALGPIIGGILLEHFFWGSVFLINLPVVALILVAMPFLVTESRDPNPGRLDLMSVLLSLTGMISAVFGVKKLAEGRVEVLPIAALAVGVALLVIFVRRQRTLDHPLLDLELFSRRRFRAGVSANFMLVFAMVGSMFFLPQLLQLGYGMSPLQASVALVPGLVISVIASFIVIPIARATSLRTVIVGGILIAASGYAVLMLTPVETGWGFVMVSFFLIGLGVGLAETMTNDAVLSSAPPHRAGAASAVSETSYELGGALGVAVLGSVLASGYRGGIEHVDGVPAGTMDAASQTLGAAHAASEQLGGVAGDALMDAAREAFVSSVHLTSGIAVAIVVAAAVMVFLMLRGDSEPGADKA; from the coding sequence ATGTCCTCGCAGCTGACCGCGAGCGTCCAGACCCAGAACTCCGCACCACGAGCCGGTGCACGCGGCTGGCTCGGACTGGCCACTCTCGTGCTCCCCGTGGTGCTCATCTCCGTCGACATGACGGTGCTCGGCTTCGCCGTCCCGCATCTGAGCGAGGACCTGGCGCCCACCAGCGGCCAGCTGCTGTGGATCGTCGACATCTACGCCTTCATGCTGGCCGGCCTGCTCATCACGATGGGCTCCCTCGGTGACAGGATCGGCCGACGCCGGCTGCTGATGATCGGCACCGCCGGCTTCGGCCTGGCCTCGGCCTTCGCCGCCTTCAGCATCAGCGCCGAGATGCTGATCGCCGCCCGTGCCCTGCTGGGCCTGGCCGGCGCGACGCTGATGCCCTCCACGCTCTCCCTGATCCGGAACCTGTTCCCGGACTCACGGCAGCGCACGCTGGCGATCGCCATCTGGGCCTCCGCCTTCTCCGCGGGTGCGGCCCTGGGACCGATCATCGGCGGAATCCTGCTGGAGCACTTCTTCTGGGGTTCGGTCTTCCTGATCAACCTGCCGGTGGTCGCCCTGATTCTGGTCGCCATGCCGTTTCTGGTCACCGAGTCTCGCGATCCGAACCCGGGGCGCCTGGACCTGATGAGCGTGCTGCTCTCCCTGACCGGCATGATCAGTGCGGTCTTCGGCGTCAAGAAGCTCGCCGAGGGACGCGTCGAGGTCCTGCCGATCGCCGCTCTGGCGGTGGGCGTCGCACTGCTGGTGATCTTCGTCCGACGCCAGCGCACCCTGGATCATCCGCTGCTGGACCTCGAGCTGTTCTCCCGGCGCCGGTTCCGCGCCGGCGTGAGCGCCAATTTCATGCTGGTCTTCGCCATGGTCGGGTCGATGTTCTTCCTGCCCCAGCTGCTGCAGCTGGGCTACGGCATGTCCCCGCTGCAGGCCTCGGTGGCCCTGGTCCCTGGCCTGGTGATCTCCGTGATCGCGAGCTTCATCGTGATCCCGATCGCCCGCGCCACCTCGTTGCGCACCGTGATCGTCGGAGGCATCCTCATCGCCGCCTCGGGCTACGCGGTGCTGATGCTCACACCGGTCGAGACCGGCTGGGGCTTCGTGATGGTCTCGTTCTTCCTCATCGGTCTGGGCGTGGGCCTGGCGGAGACCATGACCAACGACGCCGTGCTCAGCTCAGCTCCTCCGCATCGCGCCGGGGCGGCATCGGCGGTCTCGGAGACCTCCTATGAGCTCGGGGGCGCGCTCGGCGTGGCCGTGCTGGGCAGCGTGCTGGCCTCCGGCTACCGCGGCGGCATCGAGCACGTCGACGGGGTGCCCGCCGGCACCATGGACGCCGCCTCCCAGACCCTGGGGGCCGCCCACGCGGCCTCCGAGCAGCTCGGAGGCGTCGCAGGGGATGCGCTCATGGACGCCGCACGTGAGGCCTTCGTCAGCAGTGTGCACCTGACGAGCGGGATCGCGGTGGCGATCGTCGTCGCCGCAGCCGTCATGGTGTTCCTCATGCTCCGCGGCGACAGCGAGCCCGGCGCCGACAAGGCCTGA
- a CDS encoding cold-shock protein — MATGTVKWFNAEKGYGFIAPDDGSDDVFAHFSAIQSSGFRTLEENQKVEFETARGPKGLQAENIRPV, encoded by the coding sequence ATGGCCACTGGCACCGTGAAATGGTTCAACGCTGAGAAGGGTTACGGGTTCATCGCACCCGACGACGGCTCGGACGACGTGTTCGCGCACTTCAGCGCGATTCAGTCCTCCGGGTTCCGCACCCTCGAGGAGAACCAGAAGGTGGAGTTCGAGACGGCTCGCGGCCCCAAGGGTCTGCAGGCTGAGAACATCCGCCCCGTCTGA